From Vigna unguiculata cultivar IT97K-499-35 chromosome 5, ASM411807v1, whole genome shotgun sequence, the proteins below share one genomic window:
- the LOC114185587 gene encoding cysteine--tRNA ligase 2, cytoplasmic-like isoform X1: MDEEELGGFRIYNSMTQQKEIFKTKTPGKVSMYVCGVTSYDFSHLGHARAAVSFDILYRYLRHLDYEVTYVRNFTDVDDKIIKRANETREDPLMLSNRFCDEYNLDMADLQCETPSKEPRVSQHLGEIKDMITQIINNGYAYEVEGDVFYAVDKCPNYGMLSGQKLEHNRAGERVAVDSRKRHPADFALWKAAKPGEPSWDSPWGPGRPGWHIECSAMSACYLTHKFDIHGGGIDLIFPHHENEIAQSWAADNESHISYWMHNGHVTNNNEKMSKSLGNFFTIRQITERYHPLALRHFLISAHYRSPLNYSISQLENSSDAIYYIFQTLQDCKDALSPFLQEGPEKNEKVPQINEAAKECIKKLSVEFQTKMSDDLQTPVILTGAIQEALKFVNSSLKMLKKKMQKRAQLQLIQSLQEVEKEVAKVLDVLGLLSSKSYAEVLQQLKEKALKRAGLAEGELLHLIKERTQARVNKDFLKSDKIRTDLTAKGIALMDVGNEIIWRPCIPSEPVVGDQRAPVEEKQSIPSVNKKVEELPGDREGNGPRTT; the protein is encoded by the exons ATGGATGAAGAGGAGCTTGGTGGTTTCAGGATTTACAATTCCATGACTCAGCAGAAAGAGATCTTCAAAACCAAAACCCCTGGCAAGGTTTCCATGTACGTTTGCGGAGTCACTTCCTACGACTTCAGCCATCTCGGCCACGCTCGTGCCGCGGTTTCCTTCGATATCCTCTACAG GTATCTTAGGCACTTGGACTATGAAGTAACATATGTGCGGAATTTCACTGATGTTGATGACAAG ATAATTAAGCGAGCGAATGAGACCAGGGAGGATCCATTGATGTTGAGTAACCGTTTTTGCGATGAATATAATCTTGATATGGCTGATCTTCAGTGTGAGACACCGTCTAAGGAACCTCGTGTTTCTCAACACCTTGGTGAGATAAAGGACATGATAACCCAG ATTATCAACAATGGATATGCATATGAAGTTGAGGGCGATGTTTTCTATGCTGTTGATAAATGTCCAAATTATGGCATGCTTTCTGGACAAAAGCTAGAGCACAATAGAGCTGGGGAACGAGTGGCTGTGGACTCAAGAAAGCGTCACCCAGCTGATTTTGCTTTGTGGAAG GCTGCTAAACCAGGTGAGCCTAGTTGGGACAGCCCTTGGGGTCCTGGAAGACCTGGGTGGCACATTGAATGCAGTGCAATGAGTGCTTGTTATTTAACtcataaatttgatattcaTGGTGGTGGAATTGATTTAATATTTCCTCATCATGAAAATGAGATTGCACAGAGCTGGGCTGCAGACAATGAGAGCCATATCAGTTATTGGATGCATAATGGCCATGTCactaataataatgaaaagatGTCAAAATCCTTAGGGAACTTTTTCACCATTCGCCAG ATCACTGAGCGTTATCATCCACTTGCTTTGAGACACTTTTTGATTAGTGCCCATTACAGATCTCCACTAAATTACTCTATCTCGCAGCTGGAGAATTCATCAGATGCTATTTACTATATATTTCAG ACTCTTCAAGATTGTAAAGATGCTTTATCACCATTTCTTCAAGAAGGACCCGAGAAGAATGAAAAGGTGCCTCAAATTAATGAGGCTGCCAAGGAATGTATTAAGAAGTTGAGTGTTGAGTTTCAAACAAAAATGTCAGATGACTTGCAGACGCCAGTGATACTAACTGGTGCTATCCAGGAGGCGTTGAAATTTGTGAACAGTTCATTGAAGATGTTGAAG AAGAAAATGCAGAAAAGAGCACAGTTGCAATTGATTCAATCCTTACAGGAAGTTGAGAAGGAAGTTGCAAAAGTTTTGGACGTACTTGGATTATTGTCCTCTAAATCCTATGCTGAG GTTCTGCAGCAGTTGAAAGAGAAGGCATTGAAGAGAGCAGGTCTGGCAGAAGGTGAATTGCTACatttgataaaagaaagaaCTCAAGCTAGGGTTAACAAGGATTTTCTAAAAAGTGATAAGATTAGGACTGATTTGACTGCAAAGGGCATTGCACTTATGGATGTGGGCAACGAAATAATTTGGAGACCATGCATCCCGAGTGAACCAGTTGTTGGAGACCAGAGGGCACCTGTTGAAGAAAAACAGTCCATACCTTCAGTGAATAAAAAAGTGGAAGAATTACCGGGGGATCGAGAAGGGAATGGCCCTCGTACAACCTAA
- the LOC114185587 gene encoding cysteine--tRNA ligase 2, cytoplasmic-like isoform X2, whose amino-acid sequence MNIILIWLIFSVRHRLRNLVFLNTLIINNGYAYEVEGDVFYAVDKCPNYGMLSGQKLEHNRAGERVAVDSRKRHPADFALWKAAKPGEPSWDSPWGPGRPGWHIECSAMSACYLTHKFDIHGGGIDLIFPHHENEIAQSWAADNESHISYWMHNGHVTNNNEKMSKSLGNFFTIRQITERYHPLALRHFLISAHYRSPLNYSISQLENSSDAIYYIFQTLQDCKDALSPFLQEGPEKNEKVPQINEAAKECIKKLSVEFQTKMSDDLQTPVILTGAIQEALKFVNSSLKMLKKKMQKRAQLQLIQSLQEVEKEVAKVLDVLGLLSSKSYAEVLQQLKEKALKRAGLAEGELLHLIKERTQARVNKDFLKSDKIRTDLTAKGIALMDVGNEIIWRPCIPSEPVVGDQRAPVEEKQSIPSVNKKVEELPGDREGNGPRTT is encoded by the exons ATGAATATAATCTTGATATGGCTGATCTTCAGTGTGAGACACCGTCTAAGGAACCTCGTGTTTCTCAACACCTTG ATTATCAACAATGGATATGCATATGAAGTTGAGGGCGATGTTTTCTATGCTGTTGATAAATGTCCAAATTATGGCATGCTTTCTGGACAAAAGCTAGAGCACAATAGAGCTGGGGAACGAGTGGCTGTGGACTCAAGAAAGCGTCACCCAGCTGATTTTGCTTTGTGGAAG GCTGCTAAACCAGGTGAGCCTAGTTGGGACAGCCCTTGGGGTCCTGGAAGACCTGGGTGGCACATTGAATGCAGTGCAATGAGTGCTTGTTATTTAACtcataaatttgatattcaTGGTGGTGGAATTGATTTAATATTTCCTCATCATGAAAATGAGATTGCACAGAGCTGGGCTGCAGACAATGAGAGCCATATCAGTTATTGGATGCATAATGGCCATGTCactaataataatgaaaagatGTCAAAATCCTTAGGGAACTTTTTCACCATTCGCCAG ATCACTGAGCGTTATCATCCACTTGCTTTGAGACACTTTTTGATTAGTGCCCATTACAGATCTCCACTAAATTACTCTATCTCGCAGCTGGAGAATTCATCAGATGCTATTTACTATATATTTCAG ACTCTTCAAGATTGTAAAGATGCTTTATCACCATTTCTTCAAGAAGGACCCGAGAAGAATGAAAAGGTGCCTCAAATTAATGAGGCTGCCAAGGAATGTATTAAGAAGTTGAGTGTTGAGTTTCAAACAAAAATGTCAGATGACTTGCAGACGCCAGTGATACTAACTGGTGCTATCCAGGAGGCGTTGAAATTTGTGAACAGTTCATTGAAGATGTTGAAG AAGAAAATGCAGAAAAGAGCACAGTTGCAATTGATTCAATCCTTACAGGAAGTTGAGAAGGAAGTTGCAAAAGTTTTGGACGTACTTGGATTATTGTCCTCTAAATCCTATGCTGAG GTTCTGCAGCAGTTGAAAGAGAAGGCATTGAAGAGAGCAGGTCTGGCAGAAGGTGAATTGCTACatttgataaaagaaagaaCTCAAGCTAGGGTTAACAAGGATTTTCTAAAAAGTGATAAGATTAGGACTGATTTGACTGCAAAGGGCATTGCACTTATGGATGTGGGCAACGAAATAATTTGGAGACCATGCATCCCGAGTGAACCAGTTGTTGGAGACCAGAGGGCACCTGTTGAAGAAAAACAGTCCATACCTTCAGTGAATAAAAAAGTGGAAGAATTACCGGGGGATCGAGAAGGGAATGGCCCTCGTACAACCTAA